One window from the genome of Nicotiana tomentosiformis chromosome 5, ASM39032v3, whole genome shotgun sequence encodes:
- the LOC104095674 gene encoding HVA22-like protein e, whose amino-acid sequence MGYFWTLMCHLHILAGPMTMLLYPLYASVVAIETTDKLDDEQWLAYWIFYSFLTLMEMVLQPVLEWIPIWYDVKLIFVGWLVLPQFRGAAFIYDKFVRERIIKRYRESQQHHNKSPKGKSKTKFVDFITSKKGEHEAY is encoded by the exons ATGGGTTATTTCTGGACTTTGATGTGTCATCTTCATATTCTTGCCGG GCCAATGACGATGTTGCTCTATCCTTT GTATGCATCAGTAGTAGCAATTGAGACAACTGACAAGTTAGATGATGAACAATGGCTTGCTTATTGgattttttattcttttcttaCACTCATGGAAATGGTCCTTCAACCAGTTCTTGAATG GATACCAATATGGTATGATGTGAAGTTGATATTTGTGGGATGGCTAGTTCTACCACAGTTCAGAGGAGCAGCTTTTATATATGATAAGTTTGTTAGGGAAAGGATAATCAAGAGATATAGAGAATCACAGCAGCACCATAACAAGTCTCCTAAAGGCAAGTCCAAGACGAAATTTGTGGACTTCATCACTTCCAAAAAG GGAGAGCATGAGGCTTACTGA